The Chryseobacterium tructae genome has a window encoding:
- a CDS encoding alpha/beta hydrolase, which produces MIKKIALVCSMMLAVTYTVSAQTVTTKPLTIGEVRTIKSKTLNEERTLNIYLPQNFDKAKSYPIIYLLDGSMNEDFIHVSGLMQFFNQMYSMPETIVVGIANVDRKRDFTFHTDIKDLQKDYPTTGHSDKFIAFFEKELKPYVESQFKTTEKYLFGQSLGGLLATEILLKKPEMFNNYFIISPSLWWDDESLLKQAPQLLSKSSDTKKFVYVSVGKGEHPVMVKDAEDFYDVLKKAGKKNWTVEYKMMETDNHATILHRSLYEGLLKLFPYQEPK; this is translated from the coding sequence ATGATTAAGAAAATTGCTCTTGTATGCAGTATGATGTTGGCGGTAACTTATACAGTTTCAGCACAGACTGTTACTACTAAACCGCTTACAATAGGAGAAGTAAGGACGATTAAGTCCAAAACATTGAATGAAGAAAGAACATTAAACATCTATCTTCCTCAAAATTTTGATAAAGCAAAATCATATCCGATTATCTATCTTTTAGATGGAAGTATGAATGAAGACTTTATCCATGTTTCAGGATTGATGCAGTTCTTTAATCAGATGTATTCTATGCCGGAAACTATTGTGGTGGGAATTGCTAATGTGGATAGAAAAAGAGATTTTACTTTCCATACGGATATAAAAGATTTACAGAAAGATTATCCTACAACAGGACATTCTGATAAGTTTATTGCTTTTTTTGAAAAGGAATTAAAACCTTATGTTGAAAGTCAGTTTAAAACTACTGAGAAGTATCTGTTCGGACAATCTCTTGGAGGGCTTTTAGCAACAGAGATTTTACTGAAAAAGCCTGAAATGTTCAATAATTACTTCATCATCAGCCCAAGTTTATGGTGGGATGATGAAAGTCTTTTGAAGCAGGCTCCACAGTTACTTTCAAAATCTTCAGATACTAAAAAATTCGTTTATGTTTCTGTAGGAAAAGGAGAGCATCCTGTGATGGTGAAAGATGCAGAAGATTTTTATGATGTTTTGAAAAAAGCAGGAAAGAAAAACTGGACAGTAGAATACAAAATGATGGAAACAGACAATCATGCCACCATTCTTCACAGAAGTTTGTATGAAGGACTGCTGAAATTGTTTCCGTATCAGGAACCGAAATAA
- the paaZ gene encoding phenylacetic acid degradation bifunctional protein PaaZ, whose product MEKLKNYIYGQWVEGTGTGIPLYNAVTGEQVAVSDTEGLNFEQALDYGRTVGYKNLSSMTFYDRGEMLKKVALYLLERKKKYYELSYKTGATHVDSWVDIEGGFGTFFTYSGLAKRMLPNTPFWVDGDTQKISANGTHLGTHILTPSEGVSVQINAYNFPVWGMLEKLSTSLLAGVPSIVKPSPFGSYLTNVVFQDMIESGVLPEGAVQLVCGEPGNILDYVQDGDSVLFTGSATTGRKLKSLPSVAGNAVRFNMEADSLNCSILGLEAKPGTPEFDLFIKEVRNEMTTKAGQKCTAIRRIIVPEHLIGDVQNALSKALDQTKIGNPLSRETRMGSLVGRQQYEEVLRKVNILKTETELVYDGKHELVDASYENGAFMSPKLFLNDKPFEKNISHDVEAFGPVSTLMPYKDAEEAAALAKRGKGSLVGSIVSHDENFIAETSWKMASQHGRIFVLNRDNAKESTGHGSPLPTLMHGGPGRAGGGEEMGGLSGLHFFLQKTAIQGSPDVLKAITKIYQQGAEKKFSDKHPFQKYFEEVEVGDSLETAGRTVTDADIVNFSNVSWDHFYAHTDATSLTGTIFDKTVAHGYFILSAAAGLFVSGKKGPVIANYGLEECSFFKPVYAGDTITVYLTAKEKINRGVKGRNIPSGVVKWLVEVVNQRDEVVCVATILTLVAKQSPFIDLNVKNVQKILGGLTESTPALWGKMSPQQMIEHLEQALLVSFGEPEADQCFTPEEHLEKWQDSLYNHRGMPKDFTAPFLPKDGSLPEAIHKNLDAAKTSFMDNLKKFVIYYKENPQAEHMNFVFGKLNKEMWELMHRKHFTHHFQQFGLI is encoded by the coding sequence ATGGAAAAATTAAAAAATTATATCTACGGACAATGGGTAGAAGGAACTGGAACCGGAATTCCTTTATACAATGCCGTAACCGGAGAGCAGGTTGCTGTTTCCGATACGGAAGGACTTAATTTTGAACAAGCTCTTGATTACGGTAGAACGGTAGGATACAAAAACCTTTCTTCAATGACTTTCTACGATCGAGGAGAAATGTTGAAAAAAGTAGCACTTTACCTGTTAGAAAGAAAGAAAAAATATTACGAATTATCATATAAAACAGGAGCCACACATGTTGATTCATGGGTAGATATTGAAGGAGGTTTCGGAACCTTCTTTACCTACTCCGGATTGGCAAAAAGAATGCTGCCTAATACTCCGTTTTGGGTAGATGGAGATACTCAGAAGATTTCTGCTAACGGAACTCATTTGGGAACTCACATTTTGACACCTAGTGAAGGCGTGTCTGTACAAATCAATGCCTATAACTTCCCGGTTTGGGGAATGTTGGAAAAGTTATCCACATCGTTGTTAGCAGGAGTACCTTCCATTGTGAAACCATCTCCTTTCGGATCTTATCTTACGAATGTGGTATTTCAGGATATGATTGAAAGTGGAGTATTACCTGAAGGGGCAGTACAATTGGTATGCGGAGAGCCAGGAAATATTCTGGATTATGTTCAGGATGGAGATTCTGTATTATTCACTGGTTCGGCAACAACAGGAAGAAAGCTAAAATCACTTCCATCTGTTGCAGGAAATGCTGTTCGTTTCAATATGGAAGCAGATTCCCTGAACTGTTCTATCCTTGGATTGGAAGCAAAACCCGGAACTCCGGAATTTGATTTATTCATCAAAGAAGTTCGTAACGAAATGACTACAAAAGCAGGTCAGAAATGTACGGCGATCAGAAGGATTATAGTTCCTGAACATTTAATTGGGGACGTTCAGAATGCTTTATCCAAAGCGTTAGACCAAACGAAGATCGGTAACCCATTAAGCAGAGAAACAAGAATGGGATCTTTGGTGGGAAGACAGCAATACGAAGAAGTTTTAAGAAAAGTAAATATTTTAAAAACAGAAACGGAACTTGTGTATGATGGGAAGCATGAGCTTGTAGATGCCAGTTATGAAAATGGAGCATTTATGAGCCCTAAACTATTCCTGAATGACAAACCTTTCGAGAAAAATATCTCTCACGATGTAGAAGCTTTCGGACCGGTATCTACATTAATGCCATATAAAGATGCTGAAGAAGCAGCGGCTTTGGCAAAAAGAGGAAAAGGAAGTTTGGTAGGATCTATTGTTTCTCATGACGAAAACTTTATTGCCGAAACTTCCTGGAAAATGGCTTCTCAACATGGTAGAATCTTTGTACTCAACAGAGATAACGCTAAAGAAAGTACAGGTCATGGTTCTCCACTTCCGACATTAATGCATGGTGGCCCTGGGAGAGCTGGTGGTGGCGAGGAAATGGGTGGCTTGAGCGGACTGCATTTCTTCCTGCAGAAAACGGCTATTCAAGGATCACCAGATGTATTGAAGGCTATTACTAAAATTTACCAGCAAGGAGCAGAGAAAAAATTCTCTGATAAACATCCTTTCCAGAAATATTTCGAAGAAGTTGAAGTAGGAGATTCTCTTGAAACAGCAGGAAGAACTGTAACTGATGCAGATATTGTCAACTTCTCGAATGTATCTTGGGATCATTTTTATGCCCATACTGACGCAACAAGTTTAACGGGAACTATTTTTGATAAGACAGTTGCTCATGGATATTTCATCCTTTCGGCAGCAGCAGGATTATTTGTTTCCGGGAAAAAAGGCCCTGTTATCGCTAATTATGGATTAGAAGAGTGTAGTTTCTTCAAGCCTGTATATGCCGGAGATACTATTACAGTTTATTTAACAGCAAAAGAAAAGATCAACAGAGGGGTAAAAGGAAGAAATATTCCATCGGGAGTAGTGAAATGGTTGGTTGAGGTAGTTAATCAAAGAGATGAGGTAGTTTGCGTAGCAACTATCTTAACCTTGGTAGCAAAACAGTCTCCTTTCATTGATCTGAATGTGAAAAATGTTCAAAAGATCTTAGGTGGATTAACGGAAAGTACTCCTGCACTTTGGGGGAAAATGTCTCCACAGCAAATGATTGAACATTTGGAACAGGCTTTATTAGTAAGTTTCGGAGAACCTGAAGCAGACCAATGTTTCACTCCTGAAGAGCATCTTGAAAAATGGCAGGATTCTCTTTATAATCATAGAGGAATGCCAAAGGACTTTACAGCTCCTTTCTTACCAAAAGATGGATCACTTCCTGAAGCTATACACAAAAATCTGGATGCCGCAAAAACCTCTTTCATGGATAACCTGAAGAAATTTGTAATCTACTACAAAGAAAATCCACAGGCAGAGCACATGAACTTTGTATTCGGAAAATTGAATAAAGAAATGTGGGAGCTGATGCACAGAAAGCACTTCACTCATCATTTCCAACAGTTTGGATTGATTTAA
- a CDS encoding XAC2610-related protein: protein MRYWILFTAFGVLTLLSCSGNPKPGNDGYFSEEKFVDSLNAGVKGKTKIVFEKFRHSGNGEVYVSIHFYDLKKIRVESKGSELYTWELKNNFKFDKDGVSDLNVEIKDFNNDGFNDITYQSAIAGRGGNVVMTLFIYDPKNKNFIHIKNSERFPNLSYNTKLNCINSLILTGSTTTAFLKIKKDSLDEFARVDVSDTIQVEVKDATGKFKIIQKKSFLGSDEDSYRIFRNYNPLEY, encoded by the coding sequence ATGAGGTATTGGATTCTTTTCACAGCTTTTGGGGTTCTTACTCTTCTTTCTTGTTCAGGGAATCCCAAACCGGGAAATGACGGGTATTTTTCTGAAGAGAAATTTGTAGACAGCTTGAATGCAGGAGTAAAAGGTAAAACCAAAATCGTTTTTGAAAAGTTTAGGCATTCCGGAAATGGTGAGGTCTATGTTTCCATTCATTTTTATGACCTGAAAAAAATCCGGGTGGAATCCAAAGGCTCAGAATTGTACACCTGGGAGCTGAAGAATAATTTTAAATTTGATAAAGATGGAGTTTCAGATCTTAATGTGGAAATTAAAGATTTTAATAACGATGGATTTAATGATATAACCTATCAAAGTGCCATAGCAGGAAGGGGAGGAAATGTCGTAATGACACTATTTATATACGACCCTAAAAATAAAAACTTTATTCATATTAAAAACTCTGAAAGATTTCCGAATTTAAGTTATAATACAAAACTAAACTGTATCAATTCTTTGATATTGACAGGTTCCACCACAACAGCATTTTTAAAAATTAAAAAAGATTCTTTGGATGAATTTGCAAGGGTGGATGTTTCAGATACCATTCAGGTAGAAGTAAAAGATGCTACGGGAAAGTTCAAAATTATTCAAAAGAAATCATTTCTAGGTTCAGATGAGGACTCTTACAGAATCTTTAGAAATTACAATCCCTTAGAATACTAG
- a CDS encoding DUF4241 domain-containing protein: MNESWKQKWKEIKDKLVSPVDIETYFIAEEIMEQKMETMEIGNVSLPSGKVIVRDPLVYLNQKEQPFFVEVPKGNFPVTIAVVKLEDWGDRYAAAKVEFTKEKPVMYREALIGIENIENANEDEFFGFNVDAGLACITDPEVVPYVDKFIEELDVDNIYDDYFAELFAKSYSENPRNQRELGDWINWTVPNTEYQIPIFASGIGDGVYPVYFAYDEQDQVCGLYILFIDIELELSEYDEDEDEDDDTDQPDNFVFLK, from the coding sequence ATGAACGAAAGCTGGAAGCAAAAATGGAAAGAGATAAAAGATAAATTAGTATCTCCTGTAGATATTGAGACCTATTTTATCGCGGAAGAGATCATGGAGCAGAAGATGGAGACCATGGAAATTGGTAATGTTTCCCTGCCGTCAGGAAAAGTAATCGTAAGAGATCCTCTGGTATATCTGAATCAGAAAGAGCAGCCTTTTTTTGTTGAGGTTCCCAAAGGAAACTTTCCCGTAACCATAGCTGTTGTAAAACTGGAGGATTGGGGAGATCGGTATGCTGCTGCAAAAGTAGAGTTTACTAAGGAAAAACCGGTGATGTATAGAGAGGCATTAATTGGTATTGAGAATATTGAAAATGCCAATGAAGATGAGTTTTTTGGATTTAACGTAGATGCTGGTTTAGCTTGTATTACCGATCCTGAAGTAGTTCCTTATGTAGACAAATTTATTGAGGAACTGGATGTAGACAATATTTATGATGATTATTTTGCAGAATTATTCGCGAAAAGTTATTCAGAGAATCCAAGAAACCAAAGAGAGCTAGGCGATTGGATCAACTGGACTGTTCCCAATACAGAATATCAGATCCCAATATTTGCCAGTGGAATAGGAGATGGTGTATATCCGGTTTACTTTGCTTATGATGAACAGGATCAAGTATGCGGATTATATATCCTGTTTATCGATATTGAGTTAGAATTATCTGAATATGATGAAGACGAGGATGAAGATGATGATACTGATCAGCCGGATAATTTTGTTTTCCTAAAATAA